The genomic region gggaccCCTTGCAGGGAGACACCGCCGCACTCCCGGGCATTTGGGACCTTTGGCAGGGGCGCAGCATTTCCTCCCCCAGCccggctcctccctccctgtccccaaggcccctccacccccagctccgcctccctccctccctcctagcACCTCCTCACTTTGCTAAGGCCACCTGGGGGGGGTTGCTCCCCTCTCTCCGAGCTCCTGCACAAGCAGCCGCCCGCCTAACCCTTGACCTCTACCTGGGGCCTGGCTCCCCCTCCTGGCTTCTCTTCACCGGCGTGAGGTGAGTCACCTGCCCCGAGAGCCTGTCAGGCTCAGAACTCATCCTCCACGCAATCAGCAATCACCGAGGGTCCCCTTCACGGCCAGACCAAGGTCACTCCCCGGGGCACAGAACCAGACCTGGCAGTGGCGGCCTCTACTGACGACTGGGCCTTCCTTCCGGCCTGCCCCCCCAGTTCAGCCTTGAGACTTAAGGCTCCCTCAGTCCTGTCTGACTTCTCCCTCTGGCACTTCGGGCCTCCACTCCCATCATTCACTCACAGGAAAAAGGGAGCAAGACAGACTGACAAGAACTTTACTCACAGGATGTAGGATGCAGATGTTGGACAGGACAGGAGCTCCCCCCCTCCCGCTTCCCCCACCTCAGTTCCGTGGCCAAACCCCTGTACAACCGTGCCTCTGTTTAGGAGACCCCTGCCGTGTTGGTCACCTTAGAGGCCAACCCCTGCTGCCCACCATGTCAGGGACCTTCCACCGTGACAGGATCCTCCTGATAACCCGGGGCCAGCCCAGGCAGCACTGAGGGCCGGGGGGCTCGCAGATGTCTGCTGTGTCCTCCGTCCGCTGGGCCTTCACCTAGCAGGGCCGGCTGCCTGGCCCAGAAGTTCCAGGGGCACCAGGAACGGGTTCAGGGGGCAGACCCCAGCTGCTTGCCAAACAGACCTTGGCTCCCTGGGCCTGGCGTTCTCGGGGGCCTGCAGCTCCGCCTGGCTGGCCTCCTCGTGCCCCTGGGCGCCTGTCCCGGCATCCTCAGCTCCGGGCGCCAGGCCCTCAAACGCTGGGTCGGGTTGGGGGGCTGTCAGGTGCGCGTACATATCCGACAGGTGTTTAACCAGGGCCTCGCAGGGGAGGCGGAGCAGCTCTTGCGGAAGTGCCAGGAGCAGGTCCAGGACCACTGCTGCCTCTGGTGATGGACACAGagggctggggtgagggcagggcagGTGTGCTACCTGGGGCTCCCTCCCTCACAGCCCCTGTCCGTTAGTCTCACCAGCTGCAGAAAGCTCAGGGCCATGACACCTGCGGGAAACAGACGACAGGTACTTGTAGATCTTCTCGAAGTCCACggagaagtctgcttctgccggcgccgccgccgccgccgagggGTCAGACAGGGATGCAGCTGCGGCCTCCGAGGCGGGGCCATTCGTCTTCGGGGCGGGGCCAGGAGTGTCCGGGCTGGGGTCCTCCCGCCCGCCAGGGGCGCTGAGCAGCAGTAGCTTTCCCCGCGCCTGTGTGGACTTGGGGGGCTTGGAGTGCAGGAGGCTGACGGGCTCCGTGGCGGCGATGGTGAGTACCTGGCAGGAAGGGAGATcggggaggggaaaaggggggAGGTCCTCCTACAGgcctctctcctgccctgcaCCCCGCGGAGCCGTCCACCTCCACCCGCTCACCAAATGCCCCCTGTTGGACGTAACATGGAGGGGCTGTCGCAAGCAGGGTCACTGAGGCTCCGTGTGTTCAGTGACTGGCCAGCGTCACAGGGCGGGCAAGAGGAAAGGCCCGGCAGCCCAGTCCCCCTTAGCCTTGCGCGCGCACCACCCTCACCCGGCCTGCGGGATGGCTGTACCTGTGAGAAAGCCACAGTCAGGGCCTCCTCCAGCGGGCCTGTTATCTTCTCTGCCAGATCCATCCATACCTGGAGGGGGCGACAGAAAGGCCCACGGTGGGCCTGGGGACCCACCCTCGGGCGTCTCCAAGCCCTGCCCCTCCTGGGGACCCCCTGAGGTTATTTCACTCAATACCCACATCATGCCACAGAGGCCGGCCTCGGAGGGCCTTGTCCTGCCTCACCTCGATGGGGGCCGGTGTCTGTGTTTCCCGGCGCCTCCGTCCCTGCGGGCCACCGGGCTGCACCATCTGGATGGCCTCCCGGACCACGCGGCTCTTGAGCTGCCGCAGGAAGTCCCGGATCTGGAGAAGAGAGGAGGCGGCCGAATGGGCCTTCTGGGCgcccagggctggagagagaggccAAAGCCTACCGCCTGCTGCGGGACCGGCACTGCTCCCCAGCCTCCCGCTACCCCGGTGTGACCGGTCTCGGGGACTCTGCCCCGGGGTTCGGGGCCAGGCCCCAGGTGTGACCAGCCACAGGTGTAAGGCCCAGGACAGCTCCGCTCCCTCCCCGCAGCCACGGCCCACCCTTTGCTAAGTACTACCTCGCTTCACCCACTCGGCCCCGTTTCCTAGCTCTCACTTCAGCCTCACTGCCCCGGGGTCCCGCGACTCTTTCCGCCCTGACCCGGCCTCCATCCACTCGGTCTAATCGAAGTTCGACCCTCAGCCTCTCGCACGCGCTGCCTCTACCTCGCCCCGCCCCTCAGCCTCCTGCATGCCCCGCCCACGCCCAGCCGCTCCTCCAAGCTCGCCCCGCCCCTCAGCCCCGGCCTCCCCGTCCCGCCCCTCGGCCTCACGtacgccccccccccgccccgctcacACCCCGCCTCCTTTCCAAG from Mustela erminea isolate mMusErm1 chromosome 1, mMusErm1.Pri, whole genome shotgun sequence harbors:
- the SNAPC2 gene encoding snRNA-activating protein complex subunit 2 isoform X1 — its product is MKPPQRRRAAPARYLGEVTGPAAWSAREKRQLLRLLQARQGQPEPDAAELARELPGRSEAEIRDFLRQLKSRVVREAIQMVQPGGPQGRRRRETQTPAPIEVWMDLAEKITGPLEEALTVAFSQVLTIAATEPVSLLHSKPPKSTQARGKLLLLSAPGGREDPSPDTPGPAPKTNGPASEAAAASLSDPSAAAAAPAEADFSVDFEKIYKYLSSVSRRCHGPELSAAEAAVVLDLLLALPQELLRLPCEALVKHLSDMYAHLTAPQPDPAFEGLAPGAEDAGTGAQGHEEASQAELQAPENARPREPRSVWQAAGVCPLNPFLVPLELLGQAAGPAR
- the SNAPC2 gene encoding snRNA-activating protein complex subunit 2 isoform X2 — encoded protein: MKPPQRRRAAPARYLGEVTGPAAWSAREKRQLLRLLQARQGQPEPDAAELARELPGRSEAEIRDFLRQLKSRVVREAIQMVQPGGPQGRRRRETQTPAPIEVQPSRRPGEGGARARLRGTGLPGLSSCPPCDAGQSLNTRSLSDPACDSPSMLRPTGGIWYSPSPPRSPSASCTPSPPSPHRRGESYCCSAPLAGGRTPARTLLAPPRRRMAPPRRPQLHPCLTPRRRRRRRQKQTSPWTSRRSTSTCRLFPAGVMALSFLQLRQQWSWTCSWHFRKSCSASPARPWLNTCRICTRT